A genomic stretch from Xiphophorus maculatus strain JP 163 A chromosome 16, X_maculatus-5.0-male, whole genome shotgun sequence includes:
- the shmt1 gene encoding serine hydroxymethyltransferase, cytosolic has translation MSLTNGHSVGKETWDSHNKMMLEPLSVSDSEVFSIIKKEKHRQTYGLELIASENFASRAVLEALGSCMNNKYSEGYPGQRYYGGTEHVDELERLCQKRALEAFGLNSEKWGVNAQPYSGSPANFAVYAAVVEPHGRIMGLDLPDGGHLTHGFMTEKKKISATSIFFESMPYKVNPETGYIDYDKLQENARLFHPKLIIAGTSCYSRNLDYGRLQQIASENGAYLMGDMAHISGLVAAGVVPSPFDHCDIVTTTTHKTLRGCRAGLIFYRKGVRSVDAKGKETLYNLESLINQAVFPGLQGGPHNHAIAGVAVALKQALTPEFKAYQLQVLANCKALSSSLMDLGYKIVTGGSDNHLILLDLRNKGTDGGRAEKVLEACAVACNKNTCPGDKSALRPSGLRFGSPALTSRGMVEEDFKKVAHFIHRGIELTLEVQRSLDPKANLKEFVQALAQGEKFQQRVSEVRAEVEAFAGQFPMPGLPEL, from the exons GTGTTCTCCATCATAAAGAAGGAGAAGCACAGGCAGACGTACGGACTGGAGCTGATCGCTTCGGAGAACTTCGCCAGCAGAGCGGTTCTTGAAGCTCTCGGTTCCTGCATGAACAACAAGTACTCTGAGGGTTACCCCGGCCAGCG GTACTATGGCGGAACTGAACATGTCGATGAGCTGGAAAGGCTTTGCCAGAAGAGGGCGCTGGAGGCCTTTGGTCTGAACTCTGAGAAGTGGGGAGTTAATGCACAGCCGTACTCAG GTTCCCCGGCCAACTTTGCGGTCTACGCCGCTGTGGTGGAACCGCACGGCCGGATCATGGGCCTGGACCTTCCCGACGGCGGCCACCTCACTCATGGCTTCATGACCgagaagaagaaaatctcaGCAACGTCCATCTTCTTTGAATCCATGCCCTATAAG GTGAACCCAGAAACCGGCTACATTGATTATGACAAACTGCAGGAAAACGCCCGGCTGTTCCACCCAAAGCTCATCATCGCAG GAACAAGCTGCTATTCCCGTAACCTTGACTACGGCCGCTTGCAGCAGATCGCCAGCGAGAACGGCGCCTATCTGATGGGGGACATGGCTCACATCAGTGGGCTGGTGGCAGCCGGGGTCGTGCCCTCGCCCTTTGATCACTGTGACATCGTCACGACGACGACTCACAAAACTCTCCGCGGCTGCCGTGCCGGGCTCATCTTCTATCGGAAAG GGGTACGGAGTGTGGACGCCAAAGGCAAAGAGACGCTGTACAACTTGGAGTCTTTGATCAACCAGGCTGTGTTTCCAGGGCTGCAGGGAGGGCCACACAACCACGCTATTGCAG GTGTTGCCGTGGCTCTGAAACAAGCCTTGACTCCAGAGTTTAAGGCTTACCAGCTGCAGGTTCTTGCTAACTGCAAAGCTCTGTCCAGCTCCCTCATGGACCTCGGCTACAAGATCGTCACTG GCGGTTCTGACAACCATTTAATCCTGCTGGACCTTCGCAACAAAGGAACGGACGGAGGACGAGCTGAGAAGGTCTTGGAGGCCTGCGCCGTCGCCTGCAACAAGAACACCTGTCCAG GCGATAAGAGTGCTCTGCGTCCAAGCGGTCTGAGGTTTGGCTCTCCGGCTCTGACCTCCAGAGGAATGGTAGAGGAAGACTTCAAGAAGGTGGCCCACTTCATTCATAGAG GCATTGAGCTGACTTTGGAAGTGCAGAGAAGTCTGGACCCCAAGGCCAACCTGAAGGAGTTCGTCCAGGCGCTGGCTCAGGGAGAGAAGTTCCAGCAGCGGGTGTCAGAGGTCAGGGCGGAGGTGGAGGCCTTCGCCGGGCAGTTCCCCATGCCGGGCCTTCCTGAACTGTAG